TCAAATGGCTCTGAGTTAAAGGGCTGCTGATAATGACATAATCACAAAAAATTGAAGAAAAATAACTCAATTTAACACctacttttttttagccttttggTTTCTACTGTTGGGTTTACATGTACATATTTATTACATGACAGAATCTCTAATCCACTCGAATGAACCCAATTTCCAGCAGTACCTGACAGCTGCTTTTAACCAAACTAGCAAATAACTGAGCATAAGAGATGGATATCTCACAAGTTAATTTTCATGCCTCTTTGATGTTCTTCTGATCTGATCCCTTGTGGTCTTAAAATAATTTATGCTGCcatagggattcaataaagtttatctgacaaaaaaagtaactgACCAAAATCTTGctcaacctgaaaatgaaaagaaaatatccaCTCTAACCTTGATCTGGGTTAGCATCATTTGTGAATGATCTGAGATGCAAAGTTTTCTGAGCAGACTGGAAGGCCTGTAGAGATAAGTAGAAGGGTTTCATTCCAGTTTTGTGATCACATgctatacaaaaaaaataaaatgcaatctGGTTATTGTTGTCAAATGATTATACTAATTGCTAAGAGTTCCAACAGCTCTTTGCTGTCTTTGCTGAACATCAGCATTCAAATGATAGATCACAAAGAGCATGAACCTGCACACGCTCGATATGATTCAGTaaattttattgtctttttgtCACAAGGAACGACAACTATATTTTCTTTACCTTGCTAGATTCTTTGTCCCTGGGGTGAACGACAATACGGATCAGGAAAGGTGAGCtggtggtttggtttttttcaAATGCACAGATCTCCTCCATAAGAACCTTGGATGCCATACTGTGAGGAAACCGCAAAACAGCACCGGTCCCAAGCACAGGGATTGCAACTGATCTAAAGCCTCTGATCCGACAGGAAGCCAGCATTTTTCTTATGCACTGTCTCAGAACCTGTAGGATTTGAGGATTATCAAGATTACTGCAGCCTTTAATtttaagcagaattttttttagtGTAGAGAGTAGAGTAGAAAAACATGAAGCACAGACACAGTTATGAAAAAACCTGGTTGcacaaaaatctaaaatgacATCTCCAGTTCATACTCATAATTCACCTGGACTGCTGTTCCATGCGGTTTATTATCCCAGGGGAAAAGATTGAGGTAAATCACTGCTTTAGACTGAAGTGCTGGCAAGCCCTCCACTAGAACTACGTCACCAGGCAGTGTTGCTCCGTTTGCATCTTGATGAAACTTTGCAGTCAGTTGACGCCCTACCACATTATCCAAAACTTTTCCAATCTGGGTAGAGAGAGGATCATGGCCAGCCATAGGACATACCAGGCCATCCacctatgaaaataaaataaatctaattTTGTTCAAGTTAACACTTAAATGATCCTAACCACTATGTGAAGCCCAAAAGCAAAATCTGCTCTAaattcaaacagacaaaaaatacTCATTAACTATGGAGATTACATCAGAAAATTTGAATattcaaatttaaataaatgcagcGCCAAAGCAAAGTTTCTCACCTGCTGGGTCTCAATGGTTCCCTGAACAACCTCAACATGGACATAATCTCCAGGAGCTCCAGCAGTGGCATCTCTTACTGTGTCTTGGGCTGCAGCGCCCATCTGGAAATCCAAATCACTTGTGGTGTGTCCTGTAGTGATCCCACTTAGTGTACTGTTTCTGGTACTTATCCCTTGGAGAATCCTGTCACATGCTTCCTGCATGGCTCTCACCACCTCTGCTCTGTTATCAATCAGGATGATTCTGTTCAGACTTCGCCCTCCCTGACTACCAAACTCTTTCACAGCAGTTACAATAGCCTCAGAGCACAAACTGACAGGAACACCAAACAAACCTGAGCTGATGCAGGGCATTGCTATAGACTTGAACTCCATAATTTCTGCCAAATTCAGGGCAGCATGTACAGTTTTTTCCAGTAAGAACCTTTCTCTCCCACCTACTTGTCCAGCTACAGGTCCAACAGCATGCAGCAGTCTCTTGCACTTTAAGTTCCCCCCTGTGGTCACTACCACATCACCTGTAGGAATTTTCCTAGTCTTTCTTAAAGCTTTGCTCTCCCTCTGTACCTCAGGACCACCTGCTTTACTCAGCGCAGCAGCAACGCCTCCACCGTGGTCCAGATCTTCATTGGCAGCGTTAACCAGGGCATCAGCATCCTGTTTGGTGATGTCACCCTGACACACCAGCACCTGGAGCCCATCACAAAGGCTGTAGCTGGCAACTGTTGTCCCTCCGTTACTCAATTTTGCACCAGATGCCAAATTCTGTCCAGCAGCGTGAGGCTGCCCTTGGAGCTGTATGAGACACTTCTGGGAATGAGCAATACTTAAAATGCTCTCTCTTCCAGAGGAACTTTCAAAATACCTTACAGCCCCTGGCAGGTCGATGGTGACCTTGCCCTGAACAAGGGAGTCTAGAAATGGACCCAGCCTGTTCCTGACCTCAGTCACCTTACTGGATTGACCTTCCAGCACCACCATGGGCCGGGAGGAAGAGGTTAAAGGATGGAGGGTAACCCCTGAATAGTCAAACTTGTgcagctgcaaaagtcctggcAACAGTTGTACTAATTCTGGAAAAGGGAGAATGACATTGCCCTCTATGCTTGCCTGGTCCAGAATAAACTGTATGACAGTTTCACTCAGCTCTTCAACATCTTTGGTGTGGCCCAGTAAGCACACTGTGCTGTCTGAGCCACACAGGACCTGAGCCCTACATTGCCCTTGGTTCATCTCCCCTGCCTTAGACTTAAGCTTTTCCCGAAGCTCAGATGGAACAGCAGAGAACATAGGAATGTTAATCTTTGCTTCCTTGAACTCACCCTGCAGTGCTTTTTCTGCATCATCCAGTTTatcagcagagagggagaaaaaacgTAGCTCTGTATCTCGCAGTTCTATTTCCACCTTGTCACCAACTCCTAAAAAGTCACCTAGCACCCTTGGACCTCCATAAGCCTTCCTTAGGAAGGCCAGGAGATGTAGGCTTATGTTAGGAACTGTCCTATCTAACACCAATTTCTCTTTATCAGAAATCCAATCTCCAGCTTTAAGAATATCCTCCACAGAACCTTCCAGAACTACCTGACCAGCATCTCCCTGTGTGAACTTAACTCCTGGAACATTTCGTCCCAAACTATGCTCAATCTCTTCCCAGAGGATGCGGAGTTTGCCCTCACCCAGTCGACAAATCCTGGTTTGCTTCCCACTTAAACGTGACCTTCGAGGTTTAATACTCGAGTCCGCTACATCCATCAACCTGGCCTTAACCTGAGAACACTTCCCAACTACAACAGCCATGCCAAAATCACTGTACACCTTCACCTCATCTGTGGTCTGATGAGAGCTGCAGGACTGAAGCAAAGCTCTGACTTTGTGAGGATCCACCTCATAGTGGCACATGTAGCCATCAAAGAGTTTGTCTACCTCAGCTTTCCAGTTTCTGCCTTCATCTGCAGCACCAGGTTGAGCTAAATTCCTGACTAAAACCCTCCCTTCCTCTGGGTAAAGCTGAGCAGAGCAGGCCACAGAGGCAAGTTCTTTCTCTAGTTCTCTCCCAGCCTTGGGACATTCCTCTAGGTAACGAAGGAGGTAAGTATCAGGTTGTAGTTCATATGATTCACCACttggtggaggagctgaggcAGGAATAGATTTCTGATTCTGAACCTGGAAAAATGAACATACAGTTGTCATGTTATTGGGACCAACTAGCTAGAACTAATGCAGTCTAGAACAACAATCCTTCTCCTGTGAGTActataatgttcagtgtttgtggacacTGTGTTAAAGAGGCGTGATTCAACTGTGTGATCATTTTGGTGCTTGcaatttgtggtgctgttgaactgtattgtgCTCAGAAGATTTTCCACACTAACCTGTGATGAGGTTAAGAGCTGGTTTGCAATAACTGACTGGCCTTCAGTCGAGGTAGCGATGGGAGAGGAGCTGTGAGGTCCTGGGCTGCCTCGGACAGTCAGAACCAGAGGACCATCTGCAAACTCCAACACATGATCACGTGTCTGCAGGACCCTTTGCTGAGCTGAGACATAAAATGGGGACATCATTTAATAGGGACATTCAACaccagttttcagttttgttgccCCTCTTTCGTCCACGCCCTATCTTTCTGTTGCTGTGCTTATTTAAACTAAATGAAGACTAAAATGCTTAATCCAAAATTCTCCCCTGTCTGTGTACATGAAAAATGTGTGCAACTGTGCTTTTTGCTGAGTTCTGGACAGGATCACAGCCAGAAAAACGATGGGAACAAACAAAAGGCTAGGCCTCAATTTAAAAGGCAGCCTGACCTCAATGTGAAAGTGAAACTAAACTTTGTTTCTAACTTGTTTTGCAGCACCCAATGTGAAAATGTAGTATCGGCAGTCAATACGTCTAGATGGGGGTCTGCAAGCAGTATATCTGGTTTCTgttatcaaaaacaaacaaactaataGAGTGAGATCAACCTGTTTCTTGCGCGGccaaactttcactttcacaagCACCAGATGACATAACTACAGAAATCAACGACCCAATTCAGCAGATAGACATTTAAAACCCCGTGTCTTACCTTCACGCTCTTTAAAGGCAATGCTGTGAACTTTATCGTTAACGTTTGTAACCGAGCCGCAGTCTCCTCCTCCAGATTTGCGGCGAACATGGAAATAGCTTTCTATCTTCCTTCGTCGGTCTACGTCGAGACCGGGGCAGTCGAAGAAAACGGGATACTGGTAGGGATCCTCCATCGTGTGAGCCCTTGACAGGTTTAAATATCAAACTTAAGTCTGATGAGGTTAGAGCGAGGAGCTCGTGGCACCGTGCTGAGCGGGTCGCCCACCCGACTTCCGACTCAGGTGCGCCCTCGGTGATTCAGCCGTCTGCAGCAAAACAACCGTGACTTGCAGGAAGTGATAGACGAGCGAAGTACGGACGCATAAAAACGAAACGCAATGTGGCAGAGCCTTTTCATCAGTGACCTTCGTACTTGGATATTTCCAGGCATCTTTGTCACATTTCGTTTGTGTCTGAGTTGTTAAGTGTTTGAGGATGAAACAGCCTTCTAGTGTTGGTCGGTATCACCTTAGACATTTTGACAAGCTGTCTGTTGACTCTCAACAAAACCTAACGAAATCATACATAATAGGCATGCTTTATTGTTAAATTCCCAAAATaaatattcagatatttttctttgaagaGTCCCTTCACACATAATGATGTCTGTGTTATTCTTTATCCCTTAAATAAAGCGCCTCTCATGTCATGGATTTACACTTTATTCAGCTTCACAAAAATCTTACTGACTTAAAATTcccaaaaatgtaatttgacaAAAGAGTGATTTGCATATTCTAACCATCACCAGATATTAACCAAAAAGTAGATGATGTAAGAAGCAAAACAGCAAAGATTTCCTTCTTATCTAGTTAATCAGTGTGTTAGTaattctgtttctctcctgtcaGGTTTGTGATTTCTATATTTGCCACACTACCCTTGAATAAACCCAGGGAGAAGACTACGTACTGGTCACTGTTACTGAAGTGTAAGCATGTTGCAGGTGAGAAAAACACACCAGAAATATGAagtctgtcactgctgtgttcaggaggttttacattttactgcaaAGTACAGATGAAATTAAACTCCTCAGTATCGGCCTTTTGGAGCCAGTGATGTGGTCCTCTTTTCATCATGGCTGCAGATTGGTAACATTTGTCAGGATCTTGTTTTGGGTCCCAGTGGTCATAGCAGACAAACTCATCACTGACCCAGAACCACAAATCCAGACTGCAGCTGTAGCGAAGTCCCAGCCAGATGTGGTCTGTGTTGGCTTTCTTGGCTCTCTCTTGGACCCATCTCTGCTGGTGAAGGTTAGTGATGGAGACCAGGTCATGGTGGTGCTTTCTGCAGAAATTCAGGGCCTGCTGCCAGGTCTTGCTCTCATTGATCAGGATCACTTTATCTATCATGTACAAACACGGGGCGATCAGTTATATTTTGCCAACAGTGGGCTCCAATAAGGATTTCCAAATACCAGTTCTGATATCTGAGTTTTATGCTAAAGTCTCTGCTTGTACATTTTGTGCCAAAAGTACTACCACAgcatcaccatcatcaaaaaTCTGGATTCTTACAAAGTAAGAATTAACACAAACTCTTCTAtttaagagaaagaaacaaatcaCTGTGAAAACAGGTGCAGTTTATGCACATAGAGATGAGAGCTGACCAACTCACTCTCAATGTTTTACAATAATTTGGTCAAAAtattatctttttcttttttaagataTATTCCTTTTCGAgtacagaaaacagtgaaatccTGTGTTTTTGGAACAAATGTATTCATCACTGAAATAAAGTCCACATACATGCATAAGTAAGTAACTATGAGTAAGTCACCATCCgtaactgttaaaaaaaagttcagcaATTATGAATGAACACAAACTCTGAAATTAAAGATgttgttaaataaataagaaattaaataaataaattaaattaataagtaaataaataagtaaactACCAGATCTTTGAAACACTCACCTTTATAACAgaagaagggttttttttcaccacatttGTCAGCGCACCATTTTCCTGTTTCACTCAACACAGCACATCTCTCATGTTCCTCATCGTTAAATAACTCTGGATCCCAGTATCTGAAAGAGGAATTGCTCCCATCTGACCACATCCAATTGTTTCTGAAGAGGCCGATCCACAGCTTAGCATCAGGCTGTATCAAATTCTTGAGCTCGCTGTCATTTAGCTGATGGAGTCCACTGACCAGGTCTGTGTGATTTTCTCTGCAGTATTTCTGAGCCTTTGGCCAACTCAGTGTCATATTAATGAAATAGAATTTTTCTCCTAATTCCTTTTCTGTagaataaacagacaaacaagcaaCAAGTATTAgttaaatgattttttaaagtttttaccTGATTCTGTGTAAATAAATGAGGTACGTGTGCACATTGAAAACAATTATTAGACAGCATGATAAACACATAACAGAATATACATAAGAGGAAGAATATTAGACACACATTCTCACCATTGTAGCAGACAAATTTATAGCTGCCAGAGCAGGCAACATTATTCCTTTTGTAATCTTTGGTCATCAGtacacagtttgtgtttccatccacatcATTTGGCTCTCCCTCAGCCCAGTTTGTCTCATTGTACTCCACCCCAGGCAGAGACCAGTGCCATGCCTTGTTGGAATCATTTTTGTTGTACAGTCCAATccaggcttcttttttttctttcttagccagtgagtcagtgagtctcTTCATGTCTGCCATGTCATACACTGTGGCCAGGTCTGTATAATTCTCTCTGCAGTACGACCGGGCTTCATCCCAGGTCTTTGTTTCATTAATAAAGTGGTACTCATAGAGCATAGAGCATGTGAAGACAGAGCACTGACCTACAAACAGGGAGAAATAATTATGAGCACCCAGGTTGCCCATTGTAGTGTAGCTAAAAAAGCTCTGGTGTAGGGCTGATGAGATGATCCACTTACCCATCAGAATGAGCAGAAACAGACTCCACTGCATCTTTGCTCTGTTAGATGAAAGTGTCAGCGTTCTGTGAaccaaacatatatatatatatatatataaaaacaaagcaaaacactaaaactaagacaaaaaaaaaaaattaaaaagctaCATTCACCATATTAATTTGATTCTAAAAAACTTACATCTGGTGatttcttgtctctgtgtctctctgatgTGCTGATGAAAGCTGCTCTCAGTAAAGCATTACatgctctgcacacacagtgacTTC
The sequence above is drawn from the Toxotes jaculatrix isolate fToxJac2 chromosome 23, fToxJac2.pri, whole genome shotgun sequence genome and encodes:
- the LOC121176819 gene encoding protein mono-ADP-ribosyltransferase PARP14-like, which produces MEDPYQYPVFFDCPGLDVDRRRKIESYFHVRRKSGGGDCGSVTNVNDKVHSIAFKEREAQQRVLQTRDHVLEFADGPLVLTVRGSPGPHSSSPIATSTEGQSVIANQLLTSSQVQNQKSIPASAPPPSGESYELQPDTYLLRYLEECPKAGRELEKELASVACSAQLYPEEGRVLVRNLAQPGAADEGRNWKAEVDKLFDGYMCHYEVDPHKVRALLQSCSSHQTTDEVKVYSDFGMAVVVGKCSQVKARLMDVADSSIKPRRSRLSGKQTRICRLGEGKLRILWEEIEHSLGRNVPGVKFTQGDAGQVVLEGSVEDILKAGDWISDKEKLVLDRTVPNISLHLLAFLRKAYGGPRVLGDFLGVGDKVEIELRDTELRFFSLSADKLDDAEKALQGEFKEAKINIPMFSAVPSELREKLKSKAGEMNQGQCRAQVLCGSDSTVCLLGHTKDVEELSETVIQFILDQASIEGNVILPFPELVQLLPGLLQLHKFDYSGVTLHPLTSSSRPMVVLEGQSSKVTEVRNRLGPFLDSLVQGKVTIDLPGAVRYFESSSGRESILSIAHSQKCLIQLQGQPHAAGQNLASGAKLSNGGTTVASYSLCDGLQVLVCQGDITKQDADALVNAANEDLDHGGGVAAALSKAGGPEVQRESKALRKTRKIPTGDVVVTTGGNLKCKRLLHAVGPVAGQVGGRERFLLEKTVHAALNLAEIMEFKSIAMPCISSGLFGVPVSLCSEAIVTAVKEFGSQGGRSLNRIILIDNRAEVVRAMQEACDRILQGISTRNSTLSGITTGHTTSDLDFQMGAAAQDTVRDATAGAPGDYVHVEVVQGTIETQQVDGLVCPMAGHDPLSTQIGKVLDNVVGRQLTAKFHQDANGATLPGDVVLVEGLPALQSKAVIYLNLFPWDNKPHGTAVQVLRQCIRKMLASCRIRGFRSVAIPVLGTGAVLRFPHSMASKVLMEEICAFEKNQTTSSPFLIRIVVHPRDKESSKAFQSAQKTLHLRSFTNDANPDQASFYRPVSVTDDEVTAMLGGVKLQMVRGDIVNEKTDVIVNTTDFSNNQTAVSKAILTAGGPTVQAELTQAGVPKDHMCSTGSGLLGCREIIHAAFNCDPQLFQKNCRKILKQCESKGYRSVAFPAINTGAAGMDPIKACKAMLDGMALAIQNLTPSHLSLIRIVILQAHVFQAFRPELENRFGQIAPCRPSLIEKAKQKLKKWQEKYSRTSASQGKTFLSSKPNPAVMSVICCGPDIIKTVKRDLEGILQKQLEEREVKVHDFSTLDNMELEAVLSNVRVFGISLEHRRHQNSASVNGNRAGSPAKAEARRRTGSEEEAYVLRGLKEDVLSVTELVNRAVQESLLEDVRDKEEAMMALTVQWSIQDVDEVWKELSLHDNYVLEEAYLNNLVFVDVKAPDKKMVKVNLRAQEATNSQTGIKYRIKRIQPGTDINFPPQWESMQGEVFKKVELHPNSKEYQAVAQGFHKTANYNIQKIERVQNYYLWQAYNVCRQRILDKNGPAELGEMSLYHGTSAKSCDCIEKDRFDRNFAGTHGAFFGNGVYFAVDAQYSASKFSPADASGLRRLYVARVVTGRYTVGKPGMKAVPPRGTDHTDCFDSLVDNQQPPSMYVIFHDDQAYPEYLITFN
- the LOC121177154 gene encoding C-type mannose receptor 2-like encodes the protein MQWSLFLLILMGQCSVFTCSMLYEYHFINETKTWDEARSYCRENYTDLATVYDMADMKRLTDSLAKKEKKEAWIGLYNKNDSNKAWHWSLPGVEYNETNWAEGEPNDVDGNTNCVLMTKDYKRNNVACSGSYKFVCYNEKELGEKFYFINMTLSWPKAQKYCRENHTDLVSGLHQLNDSELKNLIQPDAKLWIGLFRNNWMWSDGSNSSFRYWDPELFNDEEHERCAVLSETGKWCADKCGEKKPFFCYKDKVILINESKTWQQALNFCRKHHHDLVSITNLHQQRWVQERAKKANTDHIWLGLRYSCSLDLWFWVSDEFVCYDHWDPKQDPDKCYQSAAMMKRGPHHWLQKADTEEFNFICTLQ